Part of the Vespa crabro chromosome 15, iyVesCrab1.2, whole genome shotgun sequence genome is shown below.
ttttagattCAAACGATTCGACAACAAATTTATTCGACCGTATCTCGTGCGAAATCATTATGGTGCCGAGCCGAAGATTTTGGAGACCTACTCGAAGCTAGCGATGAAGGATGCGATGGACTACATAAGACGAAACGCTTCGACGATCGGTAATATCAGTGGCACCGAGAGTATGTCCGCCATATTTCGAAATTACAGCAACACCGGCCAATTCAACGGAAGGTAAAGGAATTGCctaaagggagaaagggaaagaaagaaaaaaagaaaagtaataaattcgATTCGTATCATCGTAGATGCGACATCGAAGCCCCGATTGTTGCTCATCGTAATCGAGGCAGCAGCAAGGGGTTGGGTATAATAGTATCTATCtcgaattaaaaagaacaGTTCGTAATCATAAAACGCAGTCTCGTTCTTCCTCGTTCCAGTCCGAGTTGCAGCCAGCTCGAGACCGGCTGGAATATCGATCTCCAGGAACTCGAGTACAATCCATCGAAGAAAGATTTGACAGACGCGAGGATACATCACCTTCTGGCGGAAGAACTCTGCAAGCCTTACAAACGGGTGAGCCTCGCGAAAAAGAAAGGCGCGTGCGCGAAAGATAGTGAAAAAATATAGAGacgaaaaaacgaaacgacCGCCTTGCGACGCTGTAGGGTAGCTGTAAGAAGGGATAGccgattttaattaaactgtAAAACATTACCGTCGCAGCACCGACGATTGAGTTACAGTAGACACGCGGTCAACGATCGGGATCTATCGACCCAAGTCAATTATAAAATGCACATGAATATACGACGTATGATGGGCGAGCACAAGCATCGGCACAAACGTAGCAAGAAGTTACTCAAGGTAAGctgaaagattatatatacaaactcCTTCATACTAAAGTATTAACATTTACCATGCACGCCTATTTCgatcctccttctttctctctctctctcctctgtctctctctctctctctctctcctctgtctctctctctctctctctctctctctctctctctctctctctctctctctctctctctcttcgcaaTTTTCGCGCAGGACGGTAAGCAGAATCACGTGAGTTTCCCAGAGTTCCAACAAAACGGTTCAACAAAATTATTCACGCAAGGTACGTATGAAACACGATCGATAAACGACTTCCGAAGAAGTAACTTAGAGCTGCTCATACCTCCTTACAGACTACATGAATGGCGTGCTGTACGAATTGGAGAACGGAGACACCTCGAAACCTTCGAGTAAGGAAGACTGGGACTCGGCTATTACTTTCACGGCTCGTACTTCCGGTAAAAATGTCATTCCTTCTTCATCGAtcactttttaatatttctaccGATGTTCCTTTCGATCATTGACTTCGTTACATTGTTAGATTCGTCGAATGCTAATCCAGACGCGCATCACGCCACGGCTACTACCTCGATGGATACCATAAACACCGAAGATGCCGACATGAAGTTCGCGCGTGACGGTAGGTaatctgaaaaaaagaaaagacgaaagaaCAATGTCAAAGAAAGGTATTTCAAAAGGGTGTTCTTTTACGCCTAATAGGCGAAAGTTATAGGGTAACGACGCCAACGGCGACGGAAACCGTGTTACCTTGGAAGCGCGAGGACGATTACGATTCGGGACATCCATTGAAACAAAACGAATTTCCTGCTTGGTGCGCCAATAAGGAGTATCTCCCGTACAGTTCGCCATCCGCTACCTTCTTAGGTacgctcttcttttttatctctcgaaTATCTCTTCTCTATTATCGTCCTAGATGGTATGGTGCGCgaagagaaaacaaacgaaaaactTGATTCCCAAAGGTGCGATAGAGCAGCCAAAAGTACAATCGGTGATCGGTCTGTTTCGACGCGAGAGCGTCGGCACGCCGGATCACATTGATCGTCAAGAAACGGTGTTGCCTTGGAAGCGCGACGACGACTATGAATCCGGACATCCGTTGAAACAAAACGAGTACCTCCCGTACAGCTCGCCTTCCGCCACCTTGCTTGGTACGTTTCCCGATGCAACCCTTAAAAGTTCCCGATCTATTTGTCTACGATCTATAGGTTGACGAATAACCTTCaggaaaaaatttcattctcaAAGGTACGATAAAGCAGCCAAAAGTACAATCCGTGATCGGTCTGTTTCGACGCGAGAGCGTCGGTACGCCGGATCACATCGATCGTCAGGAAACCGTCGATGAGTGCGACGAGTACACGGTTACCGGGATGGAAGAGTTTTCCACGCCCACGAGAAACACAGGTAAAACGGAAGAATCGAAAAGTTAACACGTTCGAGCCGGGGACTGATGTTAGGCAAAAGGTAGGCAGTCGATTATCATTTTCGAGTACGACACTTTTaaattcgttctttctttttcttttttctttttttttcttcaattaacGAGCGTTTCTCACCAaaacttactttctttctttctttatttccttcattCCTTTTACTCTGACTATACTCATATTCATATCTCGAATGATCTCTCGCAGACAGTAGCAGCAAAAGTTCTGTGCGAAGAGTGTCGATGATGGAACTAGGGACGATGGAGAGAACATTGGAGAGAAACGAGGATGGTTCTCGTTCGCTTCCAGAATGCTGGAATCCTCATAGATTAAGAATGTCGTCGTACATTTGTTCGGCCCAACTGCCAAGCCTCTCGACAGCCCTGATAACGTCCTCTTCGGAATCTTCGGAGGAGATcgacgaggaagaagagagagctTGACCCTTGCAGAGGGTCGAGAAATAGGCTTCGTCCTACGAAGACGTGCACCGTTGTTTACGTCGTCCTTGGCGACGACAAGCACGTCCTCGTTCCCTCTTGTCGTCTCTATTACGACGACCCAGCACACcactatgagaaaataacgAAACCTCGGTCtagattttatttcatcgatttGCCTTAGTTCGTCCAAACGCTATTGGACAAGTTTCTCCTGGGATGATTGCGAAAGAattgaaagaaacgaaattatCGAGGAAGCTCTACGGGCTTCtttcgaatgaaaagagaaattaaattttcttagaaaaacTCGGCCCTACAAGATTTCGATACTTTTCCGTTAAGAAAACAAATGTTCCTTTCGACGACATACTAAGGTTCCCATAGAACAGGGAAGAAGAATGATCTTCCAAATCTTCCGAGAGCAAATAAGTTGCGCTCGCTTATTGGTCTTATAGATCTCATGGATCTATAGGCATTGATTAGGACCAGAGCAAGCGGTCCAGCTAATTACAAGGGATAAGCGTGTGTACAAAATAGCGATCTTTCGCACTCCGAacgctgttgttgctgctgctgctgctgttgctacaCGAaggatcgaaaaagaaaatgcgtTTATCTTCTCGTGTAATGGCCTTAAACAATTCATGTTGATAGTGAGAGAAATAACCGTGAAAACCTCGTACGTGAGTTGGCACTTCGCCGTGGTATGTAAGTACTTGCACGAagaattatatcttatataatatctgtgtgtgcgtgtgcgtgtgcgtgtacaTAAGAAgagttaaaataattcttaggAATCAAAGTAGAAACGCTGTCGTTACGatcatattatatcatatgaaTGATGGAAGCTGTAAAATGGTTAAACAAACGAGCGAGGGGATTGTCCCTCGAATTGTCCGACATTCAGATTTCTTCGGATTTCGAAGCAATGAGAGACgaacgataacgacgatagAATACGATGGCTATTATggaattgaatttgaattggTTCGATtagttgttttttcttttcaccataataatatatgcgcCACGGTATATGAAATTTGTGAAATAAAACAAGAGCAAAATATCTGTTAGTTAATATCTAAGGTTTCACGCATATAGAGACGATTGATCTctgataaaatcgaatatatcgttCGTGCTTCGTTCACCCTTTAATATAAACCCGCAAGAACCTTtcgataagagaaaatatatatatatatatatatatgtatatgtatatatatatatatatatatattaagcgCAATAGCATATTTTATTCGCGTCGTGTGTTCCAAATGCCGACGCTTATCTTGCGTATCGTGTTTAGACTTTAGATTCAATGATCGAGCTGTTTCTGATCTTCTTATTCGCTAACCAAGAGGATGACTCTAGTCCAATTTTCATTGATGGTAATTCGTAGAAAACGAATTCAGGACTTCCCCTCGCACGAAAAATTATTCCTCGCGGCCTCTAGCTCTctagacaaaaaaagaaaaaggaacaaatacaAAGCGAAAACGTCGGAGACTACTTGTCTGTAGGCGTTAGTCTGTACGCTGTTGATTTgttaatggaaaaataaagtaaatgtttatttcgtaaaaatgtgaaaaaaagaactgaCGCAACCTTAcctcctacaatcctcctgtCCCTGTTTTCTAAACTGTTTTCTCGATCAAAAATCACGTTGTGATCACGTTCTGGAAAGTCACAGACGTTCGTTCTCTCCATTAAGATTCAAATAACAAAACGATTAACGTTAGGCTAATTAAGTTTGTACCTACGTCCGAGAAACTCGAATGTCTCCGTAGTGAAAGAGAGATTCTTTCGAACGGACGCGAAATTCGACTCTTAGTCGCGCGCGCAAGATCGTACGCAATATCAAAATGCCTGGTGGTGTAGTATTTTTAGTGTGCATTCCTACTTTGAGTTACGAGCACGAGCTGGTTTTTGGTATCCCCGTGAAACCCCCGAAAAAACCTGAAGAACTTACTCCCTCTGTCGCCGGACCTAAAGTCGATTTACGATTGAAAGAAGTGAAAACTAAAGCACAGCTTCTCACgctcgacgacgatgacgacctGGAGAACGAGGTTGCGCTCGTTGGCGACGATGACACTGATTTGGACGTTTCATCGCGAAAATATTCACGTGCTCGGGCTGCTCTTCGTTCGAAGACACCTATCTTCGTTTCCATGGAAACGGTCAACTTTAGATATTTACTCTAATtactaattaatatatttctttataatatttttcttaaattcgtTCTGGCAGGTGTTGACCGAATTGCTGAAGAAACTCAAAGTGGAGCACGTTGTATGGTGCAAAGACAAGGAGAACATGTACTACGAGGTAAAACAATGAATGttcttctatttatattgaattgcATCTCTATTTTCCTGTCTATCGGATCAGGTCATATTCCCAGTTCCTGCTGGCGATGCATGTGAAAACTGTATACATTGTCTCACAGAGATGGGCATAGGAGTCAAAATGAACTCCATCGTCAGGTAAAATGCATCTAcgggacaaagaaaaaagaaaagaccaaTAGatggtaaaataaaatagtgaaTTGATATTTTCAGTGTAATACCGACTCAGTGTACCTATAATAGCGTGGGATCTAACGGATCGGCAATGGTCAAGGACGAAATAGCTCGCAGGTAATTTCGAATTGACGAGtcctttttattacttcgTTACCGTCGTAGCTCGCTTGCGTTtcaggaaaaaagaagctcAGGATCGGAAGGATGCTTGGACTGATTTCGTAGATTCTATACGTTCAAAGTTGACGGTCAAGCAAGTGGTGGATGGTGTTCGAAGTGGCGGcgatctttctttcgattacGTTCTACTGGTGTTAACGGCAGAGTAAGTAAAAGTATTTCGTATTATTGTACGatacaatgaattttttttgtttatgaaataataaaaaaatacaaaatcttTAGTTGTTTAGCTGCGTTGGGTCTTGTTGAAAACAGTGCAACCAATGTGGTAGCAGCCATGTTGGTATCACCTTTGATGGTAAGAGAGATTCGTTGTTTGACGAATACACAACGCGCACAAAGTACATATTTAGTTTCTTTCAACCCCTTGACTTTATTTGAATAAAGGGACCCGTTATGTCTTTGACCTTTGGCACGATAATAGCAGATAGAAGTCTTCAATTGATTGGATTGAAGAGTCTCTTGTTAGGTATATTCTTGTCTATACTTTTTGGATTTATATTTGGCCTTATCCTTGGAACGACAGAAATGCCTTGGGGTTTCAACGATTGGCCGACCGACGAAATGAAAGGCAGGTAAGAAGCTGTCATTGATAGAATGAAATGAAGTTACTCGAGTGAGAAAGCAATCTCTAGTATAAATTACGAAATATCTTCCATAGAGGTAACTACAGATCCCTTTGGATGGGTGTACTGTGGGCACTTCCTTCGGGTACAGGCGTAGCCGTAGCCTTGTTGCAAGGTAGTAATGGTCCTTTGATCGGTGTTGCTATATCCGCTTCGTTGTTACCACCGGTTGTTAATTGCGTAAGTCGATAATCCAACGaaatacgatataatcgaATTGCATATTAAAGTATGTCGTCACCTTTCGTAGGGCTTGTTTTGGGCTCTTGGATGCATCTGGTTGATATATCGGCCTATCAAAATGCCACACATAAAAGGAGAATCTTATACAGATTTCAATAGTTCTTACGTATACGTTTATACAGATTATCTGCCCGTCGAGTTCTTTTGCAATGGGATTATCAGTGCATGCTTGACCTTTATTAATGTAATGTGTATTTTCATCACGGCGATAATAGTCCTCAAGGTAATCCACTCTAAGGCCTatcttcgtattattcttcgtattatctatctttcataatgttattttagATTAAGGAAGTAGCCTCGCCGTATACTTCTACACCGGAATTAAGACGATTCTGGGAACATGATATACGTTTGGttcgtgataaaaatatttccagaGATAACAGTTCTCTGGATTCAAGGTGAGTGTGCGTGTAATCAAAGGATACAGACAgatatgattatataaatgaataatgatGTAACAGCTATTATGACGGGTTGAgtaaaactaaacaaaaagTATTAGAACGAACTCTAAATGAAGCCGTACGCGAGGCAATCGACGACGAGACCTTTAGAAAAGTTCAAAGGATGAGTTATGGGCATGGGGCAGAAGAGGTGAATgatgaaaattttgttaaaaaatataattaaacagATTCAGCAGATCGCGGAATCAAAATGATGAGAAACTTAATTTATAGATCACTCCGAAACTTGGCCTTCCTATGCACGTTGGCGTCAATAACGAAGATGGAAGGTCAAGCGACGAAATAATTGATCGTTCCACGAGCGTTGATCGTCCACCAAACGGTTTACCAGATTCTACAAGTACCAACGAAGACCTCGAGGCTCTTGATAGACTGATCACATATCTTCTGGGTCAACCAATTAGTACTGCTAACAATAACTTGGATACATGGCGCCGATCGCGTCAAGCGAGCGCTAGAGGTTACAGACAACTACATGGAACTGGTGCAGCCGCTGAAGCTGGTAACATTGATACAACACCTTTCTAAACAATTCAATAAAGTGTATATGCGTGTGCGTttatgcacgcacgcacgcacgcacatcataaaagataaaataccAATGTGATTAGAATTTATTACAAACTTATCTTCGACAAAGAAATCACGTAACAAGGAGATGATTAAGAAATCACTGTAACTGTACAACTCTCCGAACAGGGGAGAAATTGAAAACTTAAATAATAAGTTGTACGAGAGAAATGATTGTACGCGCTATCACAATAACAGAGGCAAGAAACCAGTAAGATTACAAACGATcggttgtaataataacataaaattcGTTAATCGTCTATGGAAGATGGCTCGGTACCGAAATATCTATCACCAAAATTACCGATACCTGGTAGtacgtaaaatttattatttatctctgGATCCAAAGCGGAAGTAACTATTTTCACTTTTGGAAAAGCATAGGCGATAGAATGGACACCTGATTCCGCCATAAGTAAAGAGACTAGTAAAACATTTTCTTCCGCTACGTCGTGATCGAGAAGAATTCTAATGGCCATCATAGCAGCAGCACCGGTTGCTACCGTAGCATCCATTAATATGACTCTGTAATCCTTGATATCTTTCGGAAGACGCAAATAATACAGCTATGAAAGAAGGAATTGCatcaaaatgatatttaagaaCAGCTTCGAAATGACGTttactaatataataaatacctCAGGTTCACCAGTCTGTTGATTCgtttgtattaaaatttttcctaTCCTTATGTCTTTACATACATCTCGAACCGCCTGTTCCATCGTTTCTCCAGCTCGTAATATAGACACGCCACAGATCTTGTCTGTCGCACCACGTTTCCCTTGATAAGGTATTCCTTGTGGTGTCTCCACCGTGACTTCCTTCGTTATTAAACGATTTGGACgaattattactctttcccttatctttatttatttaaattttctttcgtcgcCTTACCTCGAATGGCAACAGAGACAATGCGTACTCTATCACCAAGCGTATCAAacgtttcgaataaaatataaattcatctCTATAGGTATCCTTGTTTCTTATAAACGTATGTAGACCTTTAATTTGTGGTGTATCAGGTAGTAAATACAAAGACGTTGGCAATGGTTGACCTATGTAAGAATGGGCTAATTGTTCTCTAAGCTTAAATCCTCTCTAAAATCAAGATAATATAATTGCGCTTAAAGAATTTGATAATCAGATCACGACAATGATGACATATACAAATGCATACCAATTGCAATTGCGTATGCACATGTTGTACAATAAGTTCTATAGCAACTTCATTTTCTCCGCCGCGAGGTACAATAATATCGGCATGGACCATAAGCGGTgctatgtaataataaaaggcaGGTTGTACCATAGTACAATATTGTTTCAAGACACCTTCCAGGTCCCTTCCTCTTTGCGATATATCTCTACGTAATCTTCGTGCAAGTCGTACGTCGGCATCGGTATCAACGAATATCTTCATATCGCACATCTTTGCGATGattatggaaataaaaaaaaaaggaaaggaaaaaaaaaaaaaaaaaagaaaagaaaagattcaaCATACGGACTCTTACTTTCTGCTTCAAGATTTAAGATATTCTGACATCACCTAATTAAACactttattaattacttacCTTCAATACGTCCACATTATAAAAGGTAAATATTCCCTCAAATATAATGACATTGGCGCCATACAttgttttcttataaaaagaaaacaaagagcaTGTTACACTATAGGAAGTAGCACTGAAGAACGGGTTCGCATACTAGTCCTATTTAATTTAACAACTTACAGTCCTACTCTCTCTACGATGcgttacaaaattataaataggAACTTCCACCATTCTTCCCTCTTTTAATCGTTGCAACGTAGTCTTAAGAAGTTCTATATCGAACGCATCCGGATGATCGAAATTATATTCGTTGCGTGCCGCCATTTCATGctgtttttcatttaataccTACACATCATGTggcaatttaatttaaatactttcccttcaattaaaaatgaaaatattaattgtatactGCATACTTTGTAAAACGAATCCATACTGAGGAGAGTAACCCATTGTACGCTCAacgattctattatttttgtagCCACTGTAGTTTTTCCCGAAGCACTACCTCCGCATATTCCTAAAACACATTTAtcgctttattattatgaacttTAATAGGGCCTAAATTCTACTCGGACAGAAAAATTCCTTACCAATTACGAAAGGTTCTACCTGCTGTCCCGCGGAATTATACCAAGGCGGTCTACCAGCCGTATATATGGTTCCTCTCTTACTTCTAATGATAGATTCCGCGGATGTCTTTTTACTAGATTGCGTCATACTTGTAGTACGTTGCCTTCTCGAGCGTGGTGATTTTTGCAAATCTGTTGTATCAAATATCGTACGATTAACATCGATACAAGTTTTAGTACcttaatataaatgatgaaattactttataaaaaaaatggtgaaatcattttataatcgtacggtaaataaggaaagaggaaaataatagAGGATGGTGGGagggaaaagaggaaggaaggcaTCAGTACTTGTAATGGAAAAAGCTGTCTTCTTCGAGAAGGCAAAGATATCTGTTTGGAATAAATGATCATCCGATTGTTGCCATATGCGAGTACTCCATATTTCATTGAAGCAAACTCTTTCGCAACCttaaacgttaaaaaataaacgagataACGAGATCACACGGATAAATCGGAGACATACTGTTGAGGGAGAGCGGATAGAACAAGTATAACTTACGATGGAAGAGAATGAATTCATCGTAGAGACTTTATCtttgaaagaagataaaggatgaaaaaaggaaaaaaagagaatacttTCGTACCAGTGGAAGGTGGTCTTGGCGATTGGGACGTGGGTGTCGCTTCGTCGCAAATTTCGTCGACGAGACATTCACAATCGTCCGAATAAATTTCTTCATCCTCGCTagataaacgagaaaaaagaacgagaaaaagataaacaacgTTTGTTGATTCGAAGACATGGAAGAAAGGAactaaaagaaaggaacgttTGAAGAATTTACCTCTCTGAACTCGCCGAGCTGAACGGGTCGTAATGTTTTACCTTCGCAGCCATGTTCTCTCGTCACGTGTCGTCTTAAACCACGGTGCCCggtgcaaaagagaaagacgatatTTTTCAACGTATCCGTTGGAAATCCATCGACGATAAAACCCCCATACAGCTCGAGGAAACTGCATACTACGTTGTTGCGGGACAACAAATGACGACTAGCGTTCATAGCGCCGTCTTACGACGACATTCCGAAGCTTCTGCCCTTGTCCCTCGCTTGCGAGAAGAGAGACACGCAAAAAAAAGTCGTACACGTATTTCTTACGTCCTGTGCGACATTCGTATGCGTTCTTCGTCGATTACACCGTACTATATACTATAGGCTATAGAGGAGAACGATGGATGAAATTCAACGCGAAATCGATCGTCtctatagtatagtatagtatcgTGGTTATAAAGTTAGCGTGCATTTGCAACAAAGGCGTAATATACTTTCCTATCGCGTTCCTTCGTCGCGAATCCCTATTTTCCTCGAATCTCTACAAGAatataaacgagaaaaattCCAGAAAGTAACATAATTGATCTGCGATTAAATCGAATGACGtaaaattagagagagagagagagagagagacgacgacgacgacgacaacgacgacggcaACGTTGATGTTATTGgcaaaagaaaacgaaggaaaaactCGATTCTATTTTTACGCTTTTTCTATGTAATTGTCAAACATGTGGATCGAACGAACGGggtgacaaaaaaagaacacggATCGCTTTGTGCtcgggaggagagagagagagagagagagagaggggggaagaCCGTTGTTTAAGttccaagataaaaaagatgaatagTATGAGAATTGCTAGTGACATCCCGTGGTAACCAAAAGGATCTTTCTACGAACGATCTCGTTGAGACGCATCATTCGTACTTATACACAtagataatacataaatatgataGGGGAAATTGTATAATGCGTTAAAAAACATAcacgtcgtcatcatcatcatcgtcgtcgtcgtcgtcgtcgtcgtcgtcgtcgtcgtcgtcgtcgtcgtcgtcgtcgacaaAACATGTCGCTTGAAAAGACGATATAGATATAATCGTATTCCGACGATCTTAGGAAAAGCAAATTCGTCATCGTTCCGCGAGCGCAAAGCACGAAGTCACCCCAATGCCTTTCATTGCGCGCCGCATCGTCGTACGTTGTCGCATCGTCTTTTAATAGTTCTCCCTGTGACCGGTTTTCCCGTCGTACCGAGACACTCGTTTTACCTCGAAGACGCGCCCTCGTTCGACCTTGAAATTCTTCTATATCGGCACGTAAGCGTTCGATGTTCGAAACATCCTCGATCCTCAGGATATCCTCTTCCTTTTGTGCACTATCACGAGCAGTCGTTCTTTTCCCCTCTTCAATTCGAAGTATCCTTAACGAGAAGCAGCTCTGTGAAATGGCGAAAAAGACGTACGACCTGTTGTTCAAGTTACTTCTCA
Proteins encoded:
- the LOC124429440 gene encoding uncharacterized protein LOC124429440; amino-acid sequence: MPGGVVFLVCIPTLSYEHELVFGIPVKPPKKPEELTPSVAGPKVDLRLKEVKTKAQLLTLDDDDDLENEVALVGDDDTDLDVSSRKYSRARAALRSKTPIFVSMETVLTELLKKLKVEHVVWCKDKENMYYEVIFPVPAGDACENCIHCLTEMGIGVKMNSIVSVIPTQCTYNSVGSNGSAMVKDEIARRKKEAQDRKDAWTDFVDSIRSKLTVKQVVDGVRSGGDLSFDYVLLVLTADCLAALGLVENSATNVVAAMLVSPLMGPVMSLTFGTIIADRSLQLIGLKSLLLGIFLSILFGFIFGLILGTTEMPWGFNDWPTDEMKGRGNYRSLWMGVLWALPSGTGVAVALLQGSNGPLIGVAISASLLPPVVNCGLFWALGCIWLIYRPIKMPHIKGESYTDFNSSYVYVYTDYLPVEFFCNGIISACLTFINVMCIFITAIIVLKIKEVASPYTSTPELRRFWEHDIRLVRDKNISRDNSSLDSSYYDGLSKTKQKVLERTLNEAVREAIDDETFRKVQRMSYGHGAEEITPKLGLPMHVGVNNEDGRSSDEIIDRSTSVDRPPNGLPDSTSTNEDLEALDRLITYLLGQPISTANNNLDTWRRSRQASARGYRQLHGTGAAAEAGNIDTTPF
- the LOC124429442 gene encoding uridine-cytidine kinase-like 1 — its product is MAAKVKHYDPFSSASSESEDEEIYSDDCECLVDEICDEATPTSQSPRPPSTDLQKSPRSRRQRTTSMTQSSKKTSAESIIRSKRGTIYTAGRPPWYNSAGQQVEPFVIGICGGSASGKTTVATKIIESLSVQWVTLLSMDSFYKVLNEKQHEMAARNEYNFDHPDAFDIELLKTTLQRLKEGRMVEVPIYNFVTHRRESRTKTMYGANVIIFEGIFTFYNVDVLKMCDMKIFVDTDADVRLARRLRRDISQRGRDLEGVLKQYCTMVQPAFYYYIAPLMVHADIIVPRGGENEVAIELIVQHVHTQLQLRGFKLREQLAHSYIGQPLPTSLYLLPDTPQIKGLHTFIRNKDTYRDEFIFYSKRLIRLVIEYALSLLPFEEVTVETPQGIPYQGKRGATDKICGVSILRAGETMEQAVRDVCKDIRIGKILIQTNQQTGEPELYYLRLPKDIKDYRVILMDATVATGAAAMMAIRILLDHDVAEENVLLVSLLMAESGVHSIAYAFPKVKIVTSALDPEINNKFYVLPGIGNFGDRYFGTEPSSIDD